tgtgtgtgtgtgtgtgtgtgtgtgtgtgtgtgtgtgtgtgtgtgtgtgtgtgtgtgtgtgtgtgtgtgtgtgtgtgtgtgtgtgtgtgtgtgtgtgtgtgtgtgtgtgtgtgtgtgtgtgtgtgtgtgtgtgtgtgtgtgtgtgtgtgtgtgtgtgtgtgtgtgtgtgtgtgtgtgtgtgtgtgtgtgtgtgtgtgtgtgtgtgtgtgtgtgtgtgtgtgtgtgtgtgtgtgtgtgtgtgtgtgtgtgtgtgtgtgtgtgtgtgtgtgtgtgtgtgtgtgtgtgtgtgtgtgtgtgtgtgtgtgtgtgtgtgtgtgtgtgtgtgtgtgtgtgtgtgtgtgtgtgtgtgtgtgtgtgtgtgtgtgtgtgtgtgtgtgtgtgtgtgtgtgtgtgtgtgtgtgtgtgtgtgtgtgtgtgtgtgtgtgtgtgtgtgtgtgtgtgtgtgtgtgtgtgtgtgtgtgtgtgtgtgtgtgtgtgtgtgtgtgtgtgtgtgtgtgtgtgtgtgtgtgtgtgtgtgtgtgtgtgtgtgtgtgtgtgtgtgtgtgtgtgtgtgtgtgtgtgtgtgtgtgtgtgtgtgtgtgtgtgtgtgtgtgtgtgtgtgtgtgtgtgtgtgtgtgtgtgtgtgtgtgtgtgtgtgtgtgtgtgtgtgtgtgtgtgtgtgtgtgtgtgtgtgtgtgtgtgtgtgtgtgtgtgtgtgtctgtgtgtgtgtgtgtgtgtgtgtgtgtgtgtgtgtgtgtgtctgtgtgtgtgtgtgtgtgtgtgtgtgtgtgtgtgtgtgctcatgaCCGGTTGTTAAACACTCTTAGTTTATATGTTTGACAGACGAGAACATGACCCCAGACCCGGACAAGTCAATATTTCTCACACAATCTGGCAAGACTGCTGATGATGTAGGGCcctatacgtttttttttttttttttttttttttttttttttttttttaaccaaattcctttttattttttttaaggttaaattaaacattattctttaaaaagcatgtctgattgaaataatgaaactcacaatattaaatagcaatttttttacaaacattacaatgattcaaatttttattttcaacaaattCTGTTTTCGATTCACTTCTCAAAtccattttaatagtttaattattagaaatattaaaaatatgtctaattaattgattatatttaaaaaatatatatattgtgtgttattttttctgctaaatatactaataatagtaaatCATTTTCTGGTAAGTATTCTTTTAAAACGTTTGCTAATCATTTTATTAGCAGCAGTAGACTAGTATTTATGAGAGTTCtatgctttattatattttttttttcttgttttctcgTGATCACGACCTAACAGaagttgttttcttgttttctttttcttgtgaATTGTACACATCATTCCTGATTATCATTAAAAGATATAATACTCCGATCGATTTATCCATAATTGATCGATTCCGTTGATCTTGTGCATGATACAGTACGTGGTGTTTCCTTCAGGTCCTCTGGTGAAGATGCTGCTGTACACAGAGGTCACACGCTATCTGGACTTCAAGGTGATTGAGGACACTTTCGTCTTTAAAGGAGGGAAGATTCACAAAGTCCCCTGCAGCGAGACCGAGACACACACTTCAGGTCTTCTTTaatcatttcagttcatttctagATATGTTCAGTTTAagtagctgaagtttgtttgtttttgtcaatgttttgtttaatttctattttttattgtatgttaaTACTTTCACTTACCCACCGGAACCAGAGGTTCATTCTTAAGAATGTTGTCTTATCAGCCAGATGAGAAGCAAAGTGTCTTATTTGTCTCCCGGGAGGAGTTTTATTTTCACTGGTGTCAGTGTttctctccagatctgatgGGGATGTTCGACAAGCGGCGCTTCCGTAAGTTTATGTCCTTCGTCCTGAACTTCGAGGAGAACGATCCACGGACGTATCACGACATGGACCCGCACAGAACCATCATGAGGGACGTGTTTCGCCACTTTGACCTGGGAGACGACGTGGTGGAGGTCATAGGTCACGCTCTGGCCCTTCACGTCAACGACGAGTGAGCCACGAAAACACCTTCAACACACTCCATATATTCACTCCCTGAACTTACACACCACACAACCCCAGAAATACCAAAATCACgctttgtgtgcgtgtgtgtctgtgtgtgtgtgtgtgtgtgtgtgtgtgtgtatctgtgtgtgtgtgtgtgtgtgtgtgtgtgtgtgtgtgtgtgtgtgtgtgtgtgtgtgtgtgtgtgtgtgtgtgtgtgtgtgtgtgtgtgtgtgtgtgtgtgtgtgtgtgtgtgtgtgtgtgtgtgtgtgtgtgtgtgtgtgtgtctctgtgtgtgtgtgtgtgtgtgtgtgtgtgtgtgtgtgtgtgtgtgtgtgtgtgtgtgtgtgtgtgtgtgtgtgtgtgtgtgtgtgtgtgtgtgtgtgtgtgtgtgtgtgtgtgtgtgtgtgtgtgtgtgtgtgtgtgtgtgtctgtgtgtgtgtgtgtctgtgtgtgtgtgtgtgtgtgtgtgtgtgtgtgtgtgtgtgtgtgtgtgtgtctgtctgtgtgtgtgtgtgtgtgtgtctgtgtgtgtgtgtgtgtgtgtgtgtgtgtgtgtgtggtcagttACCTGGAGCAGCCGTGTCTGATGACCATAAACCGGATCAAGCTGTACTCAGAGTCTCTGGCCCGGTACAGTCTCAGCCCGTTCCTCTACCCTCTGTTCGGTCTGGGCGAGCTGCCACAGGGCTTCATCAGGtaactctctctgtctctctctctctcgtgtgtgtgtgtgtgtgtgtcagcgtcACACAGGTGTGTTTCTCCGCAGGCTCAGCGCTGTCTATGGGAACAGTTACCTGCTGAACCGGCGGGTGGACGAGATCCTGCTGGAGGACGGGCGAGTGTGTGCGGTGCGGTCCGAGGGCGAGgtcagcacaaacacaccttCAGAGACGTGTCTAAGATGTTCTAAAGCGCTGTCGTTAATTACTTCCCCTCGAGTTATTAGAGACCCATTCCTCTTcagaacacaaaggaagatatttctgatgaaatccgagagatATCTGACTCAACATCACAACTAAATGATCcagaaacataattaaaaacatcagaaaaacaTGCATGGGACATCAGAAACTCAACTTCACatagaaacagaaataacatcatttactcaactttCTTCTCACATCTTCAGAGAGTATCACAACACACACTTTCCTCCGGGTGTAAATGATGCTGATTCCATCAAATACGTTCTTAAGGAATCTCCAAAATACTGGAAGACgtaaattatgtcatttttgttttctttgcaaaaaaaaattgcttcaCAAAACAAAGTTTGTAggaggtttggaacgacacaagAGTAATTATGACATCATTTCTCTTTTGAGCTGAACTCTAAGATGTTTATGATGTAGAATCTATGTGAAACATCTTTAAGAGATCTTTAAGAGACGTCCTGCAGACGCACACGTGtctggtgatgatgatgatctgACCATGTTCACGTCTCGATGAAGGTCTTCCGCTGTAAGCAGCTGATCTGTGACCCGAGCTACGCTCCGGAGCGCGTGAAGAAGATCGGTCGTGTCATTCGTGTCATCTGCTTGCTCAACCACCCGATCAAGAACACCCACGACGCCAACTCCTGCCAGATCATCATCCCACAGACGCACCTCAACAGGAAGTCAGGTGAGCGCTCTTCAAGTGCTCATGACATTCCAGCGGCTTTCTTCCATCCTAGAACCAGTGATTTATAAAAAgggttttattaaaactaagtTGACGGGAAAATGTGTGCTCTTGCACGAAACTGATATGTGAAATGATACATGAAATATAGTTTTTGAGCATACGtacacttttagttttttttaactaaagatTTATAAATGTGCCCCCCGACCTGAAAATATGTTTCACAAATCATTATTCAGATCTGGACTCATTTGGAGTAGGTTCATTGTTTGATTCAGAATAAAGCGACTTAAGAGCGGATCATGAATCATTAGATTCAGAGGAACTTCGGAGCAGGTTCATGAATCTTTGATTCCGATTGGGACTCTGGAGCAGGCTttgattcatttacatttacatttacatttagtcattaagcagacgcttttatccaaagcggcGTACAAATGAGataggcaatagaagcaattaatatcagcaaaagggcagcagtgcataagtgctctgagtggggtcttgtcttacctaacgcagacacgaggataggaaagagcaggagaagaagaagaaagtgctatcgatgttgggtcaagtgtaaacgaaaaagatgagttttgagttggtttttgaagattgctagtgctctgctgccctagtagcaacgggcagatcgttccaccagcgaggaacaaaCTAgatgaaggtgcgcaagagtgattttgcacctttttgtgatggcactgcaagacgcctttcgtttgcagagcgtaggcatctggagggaacatatgattcaattagtgagtgtaagtacgagggagcggagcctgtgattgtcctgtaggccagcatcagggatttgaatttgatgcgggcatctataggaagccagtgtaaactaatgaagaggggtgtgacgtgggccctccttggttcgttgaggaccaccctagccgctgcattctggaccatctgaagaggtctggttgtagaggctgggaggccagcaaggagggcgttgcagtaatccagtctactcaggactagtgcctggacgaggatctgtgtagcgtgttctgataagtacggtctgattttcctgatgttgtacagcacaaacctacaagattgagcagtttttgaaatgtgctcagtgaaagttagctggtcgtcaatgattactccaaggttcctagctgacctagacgaggatacagtagccgagcctagctgaaTGGATAGGTTGTGTTGTATGGTGGGATCGGCCGAAAAAACGAGGagctgtttttgtgaggtttaactgcaggtgatgatccttcatccagactgagatgtcgtttaggcacgcagaaatacgtgcagaaacagtgggatcgtctggttgaaaggagagatggagttgagtgtcgtcagcGTAGCAGTGATAAGAGAAGCCAtgcttcagaatgacagaacccagtgatgtcatgtagatggaaaaaagcagtggcccaagtactgagccctgaggcactccagtagtgaggtgatgagactctgagacatcacccctccatgataccctgaaagacctaccagagaggtaggactcaaaccaccgaagggctgttccagagacccccatctgcctgagggttgataggagaatgttatggtttacagtgtcaaaagcagcagacaggtccaacaggataagcactgaagattttgattgtgctcttgaccgtctcagtgcctcaatgaccgatagaagtgcagtttctgtAGAGTGGCCGcttttgaaacctgattggttgctgtccaggagattgttttgtgagagatgggaggagatttggttaaagacaacacgctctagtgtcttagccatgaatgggaggagagatacaggtctgtaattttcaatgaGCTCAGGGTCAAGTGTGGGTTTTTTAAGGAGAGGGGCAACACGAGCCTCCTTAAAAGCTGAGGGAAATGTACCAGTGGAGATAGAGTTGTTGATAATGTGGGTGAGTGCAGGGAGGACGGAGGGAGCGATAGCCTGAAAGATGTTAGTAGGGATGGGATCTAAAGGGCAGGTTGTAGCATTCGTGGCAAGGACGATTTTTGATACCTCCGTTTCAGAGAGGAGGGAAAAAGTGGAGAATGTGTTGGGGTGCTGTGGTTTGGTGTGTGTAAGGCGAGGAGCTGCAGGAAATTGGTCGCTGATTTTAgtggttttgttaatgaaaaaacgAGCAAAATCATCAGAGGTTAAGGATGACGATGGTGGGGGGACAGGTGggcagagaagagaagagaatgttttaaagaggctTCGTGAGTCAGAGGAGTTGTTAATCTTTGTTTGGTAATAGTTACGTTTAGCAGTGGAGACATTATTAGAgaatgaggagagaagagactgaTAAAAACAGAGATCAGATGGATCTTTGGTTTTACGCCATTTTCTTTCCGCAGCTCTGAGTTTGGAGCGATGttcacggagaacatcagatAACCAGGGGGCAGAGGGAGTTGGCCGGGCAGGTTTGGTTGTTAGAGGACAGAAAGAGTCCAGGCAGGATGTTAGCGTGGAGCAGAGGGTATTGGTAGCAGTGTTAACATCTAGTAAAGAGAACCGGTTAGGAGGAGGGAGTGACAGTGACACCGCAGAGGAAAGACAGGTTGAAGAGAGCGTGCGTAAGTGACGGCGAAAAGTGACCAGAGGAGGGTTTGGTGTTATGTTGGAAGAGGTTAGGGTGGTGTTGAATGTAATCAGGAAGTGGTCAGATGTGTGCAGTGGTGTTACCTGGGCATGATGAGTAGAGCAGTTTCGAGTGTAGATGAGGTCCAACTGATTACCTGATTTGTGCGTGGCAGTGGTGGATACACGGCTGAGATCAAAAGACGCCAATAGGCTGTGGAAGTCACAGGCCAGACTCTTATCTACATGGATGTTGAAATCTCCTAGCAGTACCAGAGGAGTGCCATCCTCTGGAAAAGCAGAGAGCAGCACATCCAAGTCATTAATGAAGTTACCGAGGTGCCCTGGGGGGCGATACAGAACAATCAGGTGAATTTTAAAAGGGTGGGTGACGGTAATGGCGTGTGATTCAAAAGAGGAGCTTGTATCGGGTCGGTATTAGGCCGTGCTTCCAATTCTTTGATATGAGCAGGCCAGTACCTCCACCCCTCCCAGAAGTGCGGGGGGAATGAGTGAAAGTATGGTTGGCAGCGAGGGCAGCTGGAGTAACAGTGTCCTCTGGTTTAATCCAGGTTTCGGTAAGTGCTAGAATACTTAGATTGGAATGTTCTATGATGGCTGTGATGAAGTCAGTCttttttacagcagactgcCAATTCCAAAGGCCGATGGAGAAATTGTGTGATGTGGTAAACGATGTGGGaatagtatgcatattattgaAGTTGCGCCCCCGATGACGCCGGATACAGGAAGTGCGAGTGGTAATGAGGCTAGGGATGTTTAAAGACATTGTATGAGTAGGGTGGAACAGAGACACAACAGTGGAAGAACTGGAAGAGGAATAGGGAAAGCTCAAatagaaacaataaataataggtATACGCGAGTGTTTAGCCGGTGTCTGTGCTCGGTGGAGTCGCACAGGTAGAGTCGCTGGTCTTTACACTCGTCGGTCTTCACACGATGAGGCCTGCACGTGTGGGGTTGCTGCGACCGCTGCCGTGGTGTACACACTACTTTTAATACTATCTGAATTGCGTGACTGAATTCAGCAGGACACGCCTCCCAATTTACCACAACAAAAGGTCTGAAACTCGCACGACACTTCACGAcaataatcacgtgacacgaGGTAAACAATACAGTGAAACCTAGCAACGACACTGCACTACAATAAGACTagactacaaacaaatacacttacacGCTCCTGCAGACTTATGCTGATCAACTGCTTCAGATCAGAACTTCAGAGTGCATctttttctgattattatttctttttattaaacagtagttcttgtttgttttggagTAAGGGACGTCTGAACGCCTTCTGAAAAAGACACATGAAGCTGGGTGTTTGTGTGCAGATGTCTACGTCTGCTTGCTGTCCTTCGTTCACAACGTGGCGGCGGAAGGCAAGTACCTGGCCGTGGTCAGCACGATGGTGGAAACCTGTAACCCCGAGAAGGAGGTCCAGCCCGGTCTGGCCCTGCTGGAGCCCATCATGGAGAAGTGAGAAGCACACACCTCATTCCAGGTGTAGTTCAGGCAGTGACTCATGCTTGGTTTGTCCCGCAGGTTTGTGAGCGTCAGTAACCTGATGATCCCGACGGACGACGGCCGCAGGAGTCAGGTAAGAGCGCTCCACCGCGCTAGCCACGCTGGCAAAGTGCCGCGCTAAACGACGTGTTTCTGGTCTAGATCTTCATCTCCCGCTCGTACGACCACACGCCTCACTCCCAGACCGAGACGGAGGACATCTTGGATCTGTACCGCCGGGTCACGGGCTCTGAGTTCATCTTCAGAGACCCCCGGGACCCCGACTCCGACGACTGAACCGGACCTCCTTCACCCAAACCACGTCCCTCAGTCCTTGACGTCCATAGATTAGCGTGTTTTATTATTCCAGTCACATACAGTTAATGAGCAGTTTATAAAGAACAACACTAGAAGGGTGTGGTGAGTAATACAACGACTCCACTGGAAACTAATAATAAACGTCTCAACAGCTTTATTTCTGTAGcactttaaacaatattaaatatatgtttacagTGTTGTTTGAGTCATAGTGTTCTTCTGAACATCTTTGGTGTTTTAAACGAGTGAAGAATGACAGGATGAAGATTTCTGGCCGAATTGTCTCTTTAAAGGACATGACATgagaaatcagtgtttttttttttatctttagtcTCGAGAGGTCTTTAAGgattaaaatatatagcttAAAACCTCCTGCTGAATTATTAACttagcatttattaaatcaagCTCCAGAGTCACGAAGAATCGTTTGTTGAAAGATGAAGCAGAACTAGATCTGGATCACAAACCATAAGTcgattatttaataatgtttctcCTGGAAATAACCGTTGTGTTCTGAAccttttttagaaaaaacattattagcattataaatacacctaaagaaattcataacaaatctttttaaaaatccatgtCATGACCTCTCAAAGACTGCAGTGGAtctcattaaaacacacatttctgtgTTTTCCAGCACCTTCCACACACTTGACACAGACGTTCTAGCTACGTTCAGATCTGATTATTTGTGTCCGACTAGAATCTGATTTAAATGATGGACTGTGTATGGAAAATGTTCTGATCATGGCCCATGTCTGCGTTTGCTTCTGAGAGAAAGTCAGACGGTTAGTCTggagttgtgtttgtgtgctagctgacacgagtgtgtgtgtggagctaATAAAGACACAagaggagtgtgtgtctgatcACACATGAGCTCAGATTAACCCGTTATCAGAGGACAGATTAACTGCCTCCAtctgggacacacacacacacacacacacgttaatcctctcatctgtgtttattcactctacacacacacacacacacacacacacacacattccattCACAGGTCATGTGACACACTGATAGCGTGTTTTCCCAGAATCCTCTGCTGTTACTGGGCGGCTGGAGGCGGGATGAGTCCGGCCGCTGCGAGCCGTCCCTCGCTGGACAGGAAGTTGAAGGTGGCGCAGGCATTGGGCTGCGAGAAAAAGGTGACAGGGTTAGTCTGCTGTGAAGAGCGTTCTGACGGAGACGATGAAGGTGATGAAGACGGTGGTTACCGTGTCCTGGACCTCCAGTGAGATGCCCTTCTGCTTCAGGAAGTGCAGCACACTTCGATCCAAACGCTCGGAGCGAGCCCCGGTTCCCAGAACCAGAACCTCTGTAAGACCGGGTTAAGACTCCATCAACAACATTCATGAACAGATTCAGAGAGAAAACACTTCTGTTCTGTAGAGTTCACGTCTACTCACCGATACGAGGCTCCAGAAGATAAAACAGAGACAGACTCTCCACCGAGATTTCAGTGTGACAGCCcacctacaacacacacacacacacacacacacacacacacacacacacacacacacacacacacacacacacacacacagagtgaacgatcacacacacacacacacacagagtgacacacacacacacacacacacacacgatcacacacacacacacacactctctctctctctctctctcacacacacactctctctctctcacacacacacactctctctctctctcacacacacacacacactctctctcactctcagacagacacagacacacacacactctctctcacacacacacacacacacacacacactctcactctcagacagacacacacacacacacacacactcagacagacactcacactctctctctctctctctcacacacacacactctcactctcagacagacactcacagacacacacacacacacacacactcacgttcCACTGCAGGAGCGCCGGGGGCAGCACAGCGCAGGGTCCGAGCACCGTGTTCCCGCTGATGTTGAAGCCCCGCGGGCTGTAGCTGTAGATGATGGCACGCGTGGAGGCGCTCTTCTGCAGCAGGGTCACGGTGGTCTTCTGATAGAGCTCGTCGTCGGTGGGACCGAGTCTGTAGCCCCGCGCCGGAGACGCTCTGCGGGACAGAATCGCATACTAGATTCTACTAAAACAACAGCacttatacaataaaacaatcatCATATATACAGAAACACTTTAGTTCTGAGATCGCTGTTCACCAGATAGTTAAACCTGACACAGCAAGGTCACGTGACAGTGAGTACTTCCTCACTGCGGTTCACAGTATACACTGCATCACACGACACTGAACCCGCTCGCGGTTACCGGCTCAGCGCGGGAAGAAGCCTCGCTCCGAGCCGCAGTCCGTGAACGGATCCCGGAGACAGCATCCTCGTGCAGCTCACGGCGGCCATGACGCGCGGAACTCACGCTCGAGCGCGCAGACGGACACATTTCACTGACGCGCACCGCAGATGTAAACATCCGGTTATCGATACGACGTACATTTTCTCACACTGTACAACAACAATGACCGTTTGTACATTGTTTTAAGGGGTGTGTTTTGGGTTGGTGtagatattaataaaacacaaataggtcaaaaattacattcaaaaatctACATTagtttt
This window of the Puntigrus tetrazona isolate hp1 chromosome 22, ASM1883169v1, whole genome shotgun sequence genome carries:
- the zgc:112334 gene encoding rab GDP dissociation inhibitor alpha, which gives rise to MPEFDVIVLGTGLKECVLSGLMSVNGKKVLHLDSNPYYGGESASISPLEELYKKFQVSVPSKSMGCGEFWVCDLIPKFLLANGPLVKMLLYTEVTRYLDFKVIEDTFVFKGGKIHKVPCSETETHTSDLMGMFDKRRFRKFMSFVLNFEENDPRTYHDMDPHRTIMRDVFRHFDLGDDVVEVIGHALALHVNDDYLEQPCLMTINRIKLYSESLARYSLSPFLYPLFGLGELPQGFIRLSAVYGNSYLLNRRVDEILLEDGRVCAVRSEGEVFRCKQLICDPSYAPERVKKIGRVIRVICLLNHPIKNTHDANSCQIIIPQTHLNRKSDVYVCLLSFVHNVAAEGKYLAVVSTMVETCNPEKEVQPGLALLEPIMEKFVSVSNLMIPTDDGRRSQIFISRSYDHTPHSQTETEDILDLYRRVTGSEFIFRDPRDPDSDD
- the ndufaf3 gene encoding NADH dehydrogenase [ubiquinone] 1 alpha subcomplex assembly factor 3, with translation MAAVSCTRMLSPGSVHGLRLGARLLPALSRASPARGYRLGPTDDELYQKTTVTLLQKSASTRAIIYSYSPRGFNISGNTVLGPCAVLPPALLQWNVGCHTEISVESLSLFYLLEPRIEVLVLGTGARSERLDRSVLHFLKQKGISLEVQDTPNACATFNFLSSEGRLAAAGLIPPPAAQ